The following proteins are encoded in a genomic region of Paenibacillus sp. FSL H3-0469:
- a CDS encoding FGGY-family carbohydrate kinase: protein MDLIGLDIGSTGTKCLIMASTGEVLAQAYREYAMESPASGCYELNPQKVWEAVKAVLGSAMNMYDRPHTRLAGLSVSSFGEAAVLLDNGGNVLGNSLLYIDKRGSRQLEALVEHIGEENITSKTGLHPHPMYTLSKLMWYREEQPDIYERLHTFLPFGSFILFKLGARPVIDYSLASRTMAFDVHRLGWDEDIIQAARLKRGIFPEAQELGSRIGQILPSAAEALGLPAHLQLVLGGHDQVCAAIGAGVTEEGSAVDGIGTVECITPVFRKMQVNDQALAASKLALVPYIQGKYTTYAFNFTGGSLLKWFRDQFGYEEKCAADESGRSVYEIMGENAGEGPTDLLVLPHFAGSGTPYMNPAAAGVIAGLNFNTTKGELYRALMEGVTYEMRLNLDCLEQAGMSIGEIKACGGGAKSGLWLQIKADIMNRPITALDIEEAGILGAIMLAGVALGVFPSFEDAAHHLVKVNTTYYPRPDNRKHYDENYAKYNRLYQAVNNVMSYP from the coding sequence GTGGATCTCATAGGCTTAGATATCGGATCAACAGGCACGAAATGCCTGATCATGGCTTCAACGGGTGAAGTGCTGGCCCAGGCATACAGGGAATACGCCATGGAATCACCGGCAAGCGGCTGTTACGAGCTGAATCCGCAGAAGGTGTGGGAAGCGGTTAAGGCTGTACTGGGTTCCGCAATGAACATGTATGACAGGCCTCATACCCGGCTTGCCGGCCTGTCCGTTTCTTCCTTTGGCGAGGCTGCCGTCCTCCTCGACAACGGAGGCAACGTGCTCGGGAACAGCCTCCTGTATATCGACAAGCGGGGAAGCAGGCAACTGGAGGCATTGGTGGAGCACATTGGGGAGGAGAACATCACCAGCAAGACGGGCCTTCACCCCCATCCGATGTACACCCTCTCCAAATTGATGTGGTACCGGGAAGAGCAGCCGGACATTTATGAGCGGCTTCATACATTTCTGCCGTTTGGATCATTTATTCTGTTCAAGCTCGGTGCAAGACCAGTGATCGACTATTCGCTGGCATCCCGAACGATGGCCTTTGATGTCCATCGGCTTGGATGGGATGAAGATATTATCCAGGCGGCACGGCTTAAGCGCGGGATATTTCCCGAGGCGCAGGAGCTTGGATCACGGATCGGCCAGATTTTACCCTCAGCAGCTGAGGCGCTAGGTTTGCCTGCCCATCTCCAGCTCGTGCTCGGCGGACATGACCAGGTATGCGCGGCTATAGGCGCGGGAGTTACGGAAGAAGGCTCGGCTGTAGACGGCATCGGCACCGTAGAGTGCATCACGCCCGTTTTCCGTAAAATGCAGGTCAATGACCAGGCGCTTGCCGCCAGCAAGCTGGCGCTAGTCCCTTATATTCAGGGGAAATATACCACGTATGCCTTTAATTTTACCGGAGGTTCCTTGCTCAAGTGGTTCAGGGATCAGTTCGGCTACGAAGAAAAATGCGCGGCAGATGAGTCCGGCCGAAGTGTCTATGAGATTATGGGCGAGAACGCCGGAGAAGGTCCCACTGATCTCCTGGTACTGCCCCATTTTGCCGGTTCAGGAACTCCATACATGAATCCGGCTGCTGCTGGGGTCATTGCGGGCTTGAATTTTAATACCACCAAGGGTGAGCTGTATAGAGCTTTAATGGAAGGCGTCACCTATGAAATGAGACTTAATCTGGATTGCCTGGAGCAAGCGGGCATGAGTATTGGAGAGATCAAGGCCTGCGGCGGCGGCGCCAAGTCCGGGCTGTGGCTGCAGATCAAGGCAGACATTATGAATAGGCCCATCACCGCCCTTGATATTGAAGAGGCAGGTATATTGGGCGCAATTATGTTGGCCGGCGTGGCACTGGGAGTGTTCCCATCCTTTGAGGATGCGGCGCACCATCTGGTGAAGGTGAATACCACCTACTATCCACGTCCGGATAACCGTAAACACTACGATGAGAATTACGCCAAATATAATCGGCTGTATCAAGCGGTGAACAACGTCATGTCATACCCATAG